In the genome of Catenulispora sp. EB89, the window TCGAGCGCGTCGGTGACGGTGCGGAACGGCTGCGGACTGGCCAGCGTCCGCATCCGCTCCAGGTCCGCCTCGCTGATGCCGGCCAGGTTCACCGGATCCTCGGCGGCGTCGAACGCCGAAGGCGGCAGCAGCCAGCCCTCGCCCTGCTCGGCGACCAGCTTGCGCTGCGCCTCCTGGGCCTCCGGCGGCCCGAAGTCGATGACCCCGAGCCCCGACGGCATCGGGCCGGTGTCCACATAGACCAGCCGGGCGATGAGCTCCGGCACGGCATCGGCCACCCCGGTGACCGGCATGTTGCCGCCACTGTGCCCGACCAGCACGACGTCCCGCAGCTCATGCCGCCGCAGGTACTCGATGATGTCGGCGACCCCGGCCGGCACCCCGGTCTCCGGCGTCGCCTCACCGGCGCGCTCGGCGATCCCCGGCATGCTGAGCGCGTGGACCTCGTGGCCGTCGGCGCGCAGCCGCTCGGCGACCGAGTCCCAGGCCCAGGAGCCGAGCCAGAAACCGGGGACAAGTACGAACGTGGTCATCGTCCACACACCTTTCGCCGCTGGTGGTCGGTGGCGTTTGATTCGACGATAGCGGGCGGCACTGACAGGTTGCGGATCGTGGCCGAGGGCCGCGGCCAGGTGCCCGCGCGAAATCCGCTGTGGCAGCCCGGTCGCAGATCGCCAAGGTAACAGGCCCCTAGGAAGTCACCACGCTCCGGCCGGCAACTCTGCGGGCTGACAAGATTCTCAACCAGCACTCACAACGAGTCCCGGATCATGCTTCCCGGGCGCCGCCGATCGTGGTCCACCGAATCCCGCAATCGAGGCCAAGGCCGTTCTGTTGGCCGCAGGCGTCGCGCGCACGAGCCCGCACCGACTTTTCCGCCAGGTTGCGCCGCCCGCGCACCGAGGCCGCAGCGCCGCCGAGGGTAACGCACTTAATTGACAATCCACCCCGCCCCACCCCTTATCCAGTGCTGAATGAAGTGGCGTTCCCCCAGATCAGCGCCCTGAGCGCGAAAGGTTCCCTGGCAACCTTGCCCCCGATAACAGCGTGGGTTTTATATGCATCCCATGATGCGCCCAGTTCGCACGCTCCTATGTACCGCCCTCGCCCTGGCCCTCGTGCCGGCCGCCGCGTACGCGAGTCCGCAGGCGGCCTCCGCCTCCGATGCGCAGGCCGCCGCGGCCGCGCAGCCGATCTATCTGAACACGCACTACACGTTCGCCGAGCGGGCGGCGGATCTGGTGTCGCGGATGACGTTGCCGGAGAAGGTCGCGCAGTTGCAGACCAACAGTGCGCCGGCGATTCCGCGGTTGGGGGTGCAGGAGTACACGTACTGGAGCGAGGGGCAGCACGGGATCAACACGCTGGGTGCCGACTCCAACCGTGGCAGCGTCACCGGCGGGGTGCACGCGACCAGCTTCCCGGTGAACTTCGCCTCGACGATGAGCTGGGACCCGGAGCTCACCTACCAGGAGACCACTGCCATCTCCGACGAGGTGCGCGGCGAACTGGACAAGTCGCTGTGGGGGACCGGGCAGAACAACCTGGGCCCGTCCGCCAGCGACTACGGCGCGCTGACGTTCTGGGCGCCGAACGTCAATATGGACCGCGATCCGCTGTGGGGCCGGACCAACGAGTCCTTCGGCGAGGACCCCTACCTCACCTCCGCGATGGCCGGCGCGTTCGTCGACGGCTATCAGGGCGAGACGATCAACGGGCAGCAGCAGACCCCTTATCTCAAGGTCGCCGCCACGGCCAAGCACTACGCGCTCAACAACGTCGAGGACAGCCGCCACACCGGCAGCTCGGACACCACCGACGCCAACATCCGCGACTACTACACCAAGCAGTTCGCCAGCCTG includes:
- a CDS encoding alpha/beta fold hydrolase; translation: MTTFVLVPGFWLGSWAWDSVAERLRADGHEVHALSMPGIAERAGEATPETGVPAGVADIIEYLRRHELRDVVLVGHSGGNMPVTGVADAVPELIARLVYVDTGPMPSGLGVIDFGPPEAQEAQRKLVAEQGEGWLLPPSAFDAAEDPVNLAGISEADLERMRTLASPQPFRTVTDALDRPGDVLPVPASAITCTFSPEQVGQLAGVSPIFGLMTKLDLHHLPTGHWPMFSRPDDLAALLAEIGG